The Candidatus Paceibacterota bacterium genome segment TTTTTTGACAGCGCCGCCTATCGGCAGAATTATGGGTTTTGCCAGAGACATATAATCAAAGACCTTGTTCGGATATGTGGTGGTGAAGACCGGATCGAGAGTTGCAGTGCAGACGTCGGCGGCGTTTATATAATCTCCGATCTGTTTTTTGGGTACGGGATCGAGAAATTGGATATTTGCAAGCACGTTATTTTTCGCAAAAAGCTCAAGTTTAGCTTTTTCCATTCCATCTCCGACCAGAGCAAAAATGATAGCTCTGTTGTCTTTCAGTTCCTTCGCAACATCGATTATCTGCCAGAGGTCATTGGCGACTCCATGCGCGCCGACATAAAGCACAACAAATTTATTCTTCCAGCCGAATCTTTCTCTAACCCAGTTATCTTTTGGTCCCCGAGAGAAGATGTCAAGGTCCGCGCCATTGGCAATATAGATGATCTTGTCGGGGGAGATACGCTTATCGTTTATAAGGTATTCTCTAAATGCCGGTGTCAGGACATTGATCAGTTCCGCCTTTTTGTAGATGAAGTTTTCGAGCCATAAGGCGAAAGCGATGATCGTTCTGTTCTTCAAAATCCCAAGATCGATCGCGAATTTCGGCCAAAGATCGCGTATTTCGAAGATCAGCGGTATTCGCCGTATTCTCGAGATCAAAAATCCGGGAATGGCAACAAAAAGAGGCGGGGAAGTGGCTATGACAACATCCGGTTTGCTGTCCAGGCGAAAAAGTGCAGCCCAAGTCGACGAGATCGCAAAGGAGAAATAAGCCCAGAAGCGGCCAATAAAATTTTTGTTATAGGAGTTTGAAACATAGCATCTTAATACGGAAATATTTCCGTCGACTCTTTCTTTTGATATCCATTTATTTCTGTATTTTTTGTCTTTTTGCCCGGTTGCGTAATCTACCGTACCGGCGATTATCGTGACTTCATGTCCGCTCTCGCTCCAATATTTCGCAAATTGATTGAATCGCGAGCCCCCCGCGCCCTCTTTCTCCAAAAAATATTGATGAATGATCAGAATTTTCATAGATTCTATAATTTAAAAATCTTTGCCCAGCGTTCAAGTATAAAAAATCGGAAAAATACATCAGAACTGTAGATGCTTTTGCCTCCAAGAAAGCTTTCCCAGCTGTTATTCAGTCTGTCGATCAAAACGTACTTCGGCAAGAAACTTGAATGTAAAAACGTTTTTTCAACTTCCTCCCTCAAGGACGATTTCAGCCACACTTCTTCGGGAGTGGTGAAGCCCATCTTGTCTTTTCTCAGGCGGATCTTTTCGGGCAGGATCCCTTTCATCGCGTTTCGCATGACATATTTTGTCCAGCCATTTCTCATCTTTTCATCCATCGGCATGGCGGATACCGCTTCAACCAAGCGATAATCTAAAAAGGGTAGGCGGGCCTCGGTGGAGTGGGCCATTGAATTTCTGTCTGCATATCTCAGCAGAACGGGCAAGCTCCATTTCGTTGCGTCTTCTTTGAACCTCCGTCCCAAGCCGCCGTTCATTCCTATCTGCAAATTTCTGTCGGCGTGTTTTTTTTGGAAAGCGGGCTCGAACAAATTTTCTATTTTCATTATCTTCCTGCCGATGGAAAAATATCTGAGTCCGGATCTGAGGTTGAGGGTTTTGATGACCGAAGAAGAGGAAAACAAGAGAAAGGATTCCTTCAGGAATTTCAGATATTTCTTTCTGCCAAGCAGCAGATTCAGATAAAAGAAATAGAACTTTCTGTAACCTCCCAAAATCTCATCTGCGCCCTGGCCATCGAGAAGCACGATGACATTTTCCTTCCTTGCTCTTTCATATACTTTGAATTGCGCATACATGCTTATACCCCTCACCGGTTCTTCCTGATGCAGTAGGAATTTTTCAAAGTCAATAAGAAATTCTTTGGGGTCGGGAAAGACGAAGTGGCTTTCCGCTCCGGTTTTTTTCAGCACTTCATTGATGAATATTCTTTCATCAAAGCGGAGATCGTTTGAACAGGAAGAAAAAGTTTTCTGTTTTTCTTTGATCTGTTTTACACCGGAGATCTTCAGCAAGTCATTGATTACGCAGACGATCGAAGAAGAATCCAGGCCTCCCGAAAGACAAGATCCCGCTGGGACATCGCTTCTCAGTCGTATTTTTATGGCGTCCCTGAAAATCTCAAGGAAATTATTTGCATAAGATCTTTTGCTTTTCTCTTTGTCTTCTGTTTTTTCGCTCGTCTCAAAATCCCAATATCTTCTGAAAATGAGCCGGTTATTTTCCGTTATGACGGCATAATGAGCTGGCGGAACCTTGTTTATTCCGAGAAAGAATGTTCCATCTGTGTGGTCAAGCATTCCGAATTTCAGGAAATCATAGATAAGCTCATCATTGGCTTGCCGCTTCATGCCGAGTGCCAGCAAGGCTTTTATTTCCGAGGCGAAGGAGATAGAATCGGCATTCTGAAAATAATAGAGAGGCTTGATCCCCAATCTATCCCGGCAGAGGATAACTTTTTTCTGTGTTTCGTCCCAGATCGCAAGAGCCCACATTCCGTTGAATTTTTCAAAGCATTTCTCTCCCCATTTCTTGTATGCGCAGATTATCACTTCCGTATCGGAGTCGGATCTGAAACTGAAGCCATCCCTTTGCAGTTCCCGGCGAAGCTCGATGTAATTATATATCTCGCCGTTAAAAACGATCCAGATCTTTCCTGATTCGTCGCTCATGGGCTGATGTCCAAGAGGGGAAATGTCGATAATCGAAAGCCGCCTGTGTCCGAGTCCGACATGGTCTTTGATATAAGAGCCTTCGTCATCCGGGCCGCGATGCGCCAGAGCATCGGTCATTTTTTTGATCATACCTCGATCCACGGATCCTTTATTGAATTTATAGATTCCTGCGATTCCGCACATTTGGTTTATTTTTGAATTATGGAAACATTGAATATCGATTTGAAGGGCATTTCGGTTTCAACGCTGTATTTTAATGTTGTGCATGGCACTTTCAGGCCATAGGAGGGCGAATGCCAGCCTGCCGGAGCGGCTTCATCTCCGGTCTTTATCTCGATCTCGATGAGTTCCGGGTCTTGGGGCTGAATTTCTATCCGGCCACGATCCGTTTTCAAAGTGAGTTTTTTGGTCTTGGGATCAGTTTCAAATCCGGAGTCCGCAAGATGGAAATAGAATCCGATCTTATGCCGGCCAGAGCCTCTAAACTTATCCGTAATGACGATGCGATCTTGACGGTATCGGATCGAGCGATTATGGATCACAGGATCATTCAAACGCTCATAGCCGTAATGTTCTCCTTCAATATAATATTCATTATCGGATTTAGCAAATTTGATCAATTTTCCCGGGTTGGGCGAGAGCCATTTGAATTTTCTGCGGTTTATCATCTGATCCAAACC includes the following:
- the asnB gene encoding asparagine synthase (glutamine-hydrolyzing), with protein sequence MCGIAGIYKFNKGSVDRGMIKKMTDALAHRGPDDEGSYIKDHVGLGHRRLSIIDISPLGHQPMSDESGKIWIVFNGEIYNYIELRRELQRDGFSFRSDSDTEVIICAYKKWGEKCFEKFNGMWALAIWDETQKKVILCRDRLGIKPLYYFQNADSISFASEIKALLALGMKRQANDELIYDFLKFGMLDHTDGTFFLGINKVPPAHYAVITENNRLIFRRYWDFETSEKTEDKEKSKRSYANNFLEIFRDAIKIRLRSDVPAGSCLSGGLDSSSIVCVINDLLKISGVKQIKEKQKTFSSCSNDLRFDERIFINEVLKKTGAESHFVFPDPKEFLIDFEKFLLHQEEPVRGISMYAQFKVYERARKENVIVLLDGQGADEILGGYRKFYFFYLNLLLGRKKYLKFLKESFLLFSSSSVIKTLNLRSGLRYFSIGRKIMKIENLFEPAFQKKHADRNLQIGMNGGLGRRFKEDATKWSLPVLLRYADRNSMAHSTEARLPFLDYRLVEAVSAMPMDEKMRNGWTKYVMRNAMKGILPEKIRLRKDKMGFTTPEEVWLKSSLREEVEKTFLHSSFLPKYVLIDRLNNSWESFLGGKSIYSSDVFFRFFILERWAKIFKL
- a CDS encoding glycosyltransferase family 4 protein, whose product is MKILIIHQYFLEKEGAGGSRFNQFAKYWSESGHEVTIIAGTVDYATGQKDKKYRNKWISKERVDGNISVLRCYVSNSYNKNFIGRFWAYFSFAISSTWAALFRLDSKPDVVIATSPPLFVAIPGFLISRIRRIPLIFEIRDLWPKFAIDLGILKNRTIIAFALWLENFIYKKAELINVLTPAFREYLINDKRISPDKIIYIANGADLDIFSRGPKDNWVRERFGWKNKFVVLYVGAHGVANDLWQIIDVAKELKDNRAIIFALVGDGMEKAKLELFAKNNVLANIQFLDPVPKKQIGDYINAADVCTATLDPVFTTTYPNKVFDYMSLAKPIILPIGGAVKKMVADEANAGIYVQPRDAEEFKNAILDLFMHRDKMEILGNNGYRFVKEHFDRKKLADKYLDNITKIK